Below is a window of Allomuricauda ruestringensis DSM 13258 DNA.
AAATTTACCCATAGCGAAAACCTTATCGATCCAACCCTTTAAAATTGCAGGTACGGAAAACCAATACAGTGGGAATTGCCATATCATAATATCACACCATTCCACCTTTTCTTGTTCAGATAAAACATCAATGGAAAATGTATTTTGCTCCACGGCATGTAATTCTTCGTATTGCTGTTTAAAAAATGTTTCATTTTTCAAACGTGTAAAATTTCTTTCATCACTTACGGGTTGAAAATTACCCCTGTACAGATCGGATGTTTTTACTTCATGTCCGTTTTTTTTTAAAGTATCAATTGCAGTGTCAAACAATGCCGAATTAAAACTTTTTGCTTCGGGATGTGCCAGAATGATCAGGATTTTCATTTATACTATAATTATTTTAGTTTCAAAACTAACTTTAGTTATATTTGTTTGCAATAACTATCGAAATGGATAGGTTTAAAAAAGTGGAAGTATGAACACAGAATGTATCGGTGATTGTGTGAAATTGAACGGGAAAGTATATCCCTGTACAATTAGCCTTACTTTGGATTTGGTGGGCGGAAAATGGAAGGCCGTCATACTTTACCATTTAAGGAACAAACCGAAAAGATATAATGAACTCCGCAAGGAAATGCCCACCGTTACTGAAATGACATTGAGTTTACAGCTAAAAAAATTAGAGAAGGACGGTTTGGTATCAAGGAAGGTTTATGGAAAAAAACCGCCAATAAAAGTTATTTATAGTTTAACTGATTTGGGAAAAAGTTTTGTTCCGGTTTTGGAAGCGATTACAGAATGGGGAAACCAGGTTGTTAGCGAAAATGGGAAATTTTTGTATAATTCCCTGTCCCCATCCCAATAGAAGTGATGTCCTATAGCTACTTTTAAACAGTTTGGTTTAGGGGTAGCTTAACTAAATATGTAATTTTTATTCTAGTTTTTTATGTTTTTTCCCCCATTTTTCAAGCTCCCGTATAATTGACTTTAGCTCATATCCAATTGTAGTTAGTTCGTATTCAACCCGGGGTGGGACTTCCGCATAGACTGTTCTCTTTACAATTTTATGCTGCTCTAATTTTCTAAGTTGTAAAGTAAGCATTCGCTCAGTTATGTTTGGTAAACGTTTTTTTAATTCTCCGAACCTATGTTTTCC
It encodes the following:
- a CDS encoding NAD(P)H-dependent oxidoreductase, which encodes MKILIILAHPEAKSFNSALFDTAIDTLKKNGHEVKTSDLYRGNFQPVSDERNFTRLKNETFFKQQYEELHAVEQNTFSIDVLSEQEKVEWCDIMIWQFPLYWFSVPAILKGWIDKVFAMGKFYDNGKIFDNGLSVGKKAMLSITTGGPKKNYIAEKYGDMNSILFPIHRGILEFLGFTVLDPHVIYAVERLTFDERKVVLNDWSEKLMTQLAELE
- a CDS encoding winged helix-turn-helix transcriptional regulator, producing MNTECIGDCVKLNGKVYPCTISLTLDLVGGKWKAVILYHLRNKPKRYNELRKEMPTVTEMTLSLQLKKLEKDGLVSRKVYGKKPPIKVIYSLTDLGKSFVPVLEAITEWGNQVVSENGKFLYNSLSPSQ
- a CDS encoding winged helix-turn-helix transcriptional regulator; amino-acid sequence: MTKIKETSTHFENKKILEQECLEVYASNIIGGQWALSICCYLIHGKHRFGELKKRLPNITERMLTLQLRKLEQHKIVKRTVYAEVPPRVEYELTTIGYELKSIIRELEKWGKKHKKLE